The following proteins come from a genomic window of Gossypium raimondii isolate GPD5lz chromosome 5, ASM2569854v1, whole genome shotgun sequence:
- the LOC105767116 gene encoding uncharacterized protein LOC105767116 — translation MKHNISEAFRGTKSEEITQAKCFLGEIEKRFAKNDKVKMTSLLTSLMPMKYKGQGNMEHIMEMFHVASRLKTLKIELSKELFVLIVLVSLLAQFNQFNISYNCQKEKWTLNELISHSVQEEERLKHDKSESTHLAKASKDKGKKRKY, via the coding sequence ATGAAGCACAACATTTCAGAAGCCTTTAGGGGCACAAAATCTGAAGAGATTACTCAGGCCAAGTGTTTCCTTGGCGAAATTGAGAAACGTTTTGCCAAAAATGATAAGGTTAAGATGACATCACTTCTGACTTCTTTGATGCCTATGAAGTATAAGGGTCAAGGAAACATGGAGCACATTATGGAGATGTTCCATGTTGCTTCAAGACTTAAGACACTTAAAATCGAGCTTTCTAAGGAATTGTTTGTTCTTATAGTTTTGGTATCGCTTCTTGCACagtttaaccaatttaatattAGTTACAATTGTCAAAAGGAGAAATGGACTCTAAATGAGCTCATTTCTCATTCTGTGCAAGAGGAAGAAAGGTTGAAGCATGATAAGTCTGAAAGCACTCATTTGGCCAAAGCCTCTAAAGACAAgggcaagaaaagaaaatattag